The Nonlabens sp. Hel1_33_55 genome contains the following window.
GTGGAAAATATTGCCGCTGGACGTGAAGAGATGGCGTCTATCCTAACCAATTATTATGATCCTGAAAAGGCATAATAATCTATCAAAGTTGAAATATTTCCGCTTTCGCGAAAGCGGACAACTATCTATCAAAATTAACACTCAAGTCTCATGCTTAAATCAAGACTAACCATAATAGGTCTCATATTATTCACCACGCTATCATGCAAAAACATTGAGGTAGAAACCGTTGCTGAAGAAGAATTTACAGAAGAAATACAAACCAATGACGCAAGGTTAGATGAAATCCAGCAAAAATTGCAAGGAGACTGGAAACGCGTTGATTATCCATATAGTAGTTATGAGTTTGATGGTAATACCGCAAAATTAATCTCTGAAGGCCAGGTAGAAGAACCAACCTTTGACCCATACGAACTATCCATGAACTGCCGATTTGCAGATAATTTTGATGCTGAACTGTCAGCTCAAGAAGCCGTCATGATCAACCCTAAATTTGAATCCTGTGAAATAATCAGTGTGGAAAACGATACGCTTCGATTATCAGATTTAGAGCGTAGCTTTGAGATCGTTTATACAAGGAATTAAAAGTCAGTTATGTGGAAGAAAATCTCTTTGATTCTATTCATCATATTTTACGGGTTTGCCGGTATCAATCATTTCCTGAATCCAGAAACCTACGAGCAACTCATTCCTAATTGGCTAGGCGATTCTGCTATAATCAATTTGGTAGCTGGCGTTGTTGAGATCGCCGTTGCAATTCTAGCTATTTTCAAACCTACCAGAAAGTGGGCTGGTTACCTCACTATAGCGATGCTGCTGGCGTTCATCATTTCTCATGTTTACTATATCCAGCTGGGTCACTGTGCTGGAGATTTGTGCTTAGATCCTTGGATAGGTTGGATACGACTCGTTGTTATTCACCCTTTGTTGATCTATTGGGCGTATCGTATAAGTAACTATTGAAGTGATCTCGCTTTCGCGAAAGCGTAACTCCAATCAATCTTTTTGAGGATCTCCGGATTTATTGTCAAACAACCGTTCCATACGATCAGAAACATCAAGCGTACGAATTGGGAATGGTATGTTGATGTCGTTTTCTGCAAAGATATCATTGATCAACAAAATGGCTTCATGTTGCGCCTGGTACATCTGACTTTTCTTGATGAAATCTGTCCAGAATCTGGTCATGAAATTAATAGAGGAATCTGCAAACTCCAAATAATAAAATTCAATGCGTTCGCCAGGCCGCTGCTCAAAATGATCTCCGATTGCCTGGCGCACCAACTCTTCTACCTTGCGCAAATTAGTGCCGTAAGCAATACCACATTTTACCGTAATTCGGGATCTAGGAGCCAGCGAAAAGTTGACAAACGGCTCCTCAATAAACTTTGAATTAGGCATGATCACAAAATGATTATCAGGTCTTCTTAGTACGAGATTACGCAGGCTTATTTCATGTACAAAGCCACCATGGCTGTCGGTTTCTATGTAATCACCTATCTTGATTTTAGGCAGGAAAGACAGCATTATTCCAGAGAACG
Protein-coding sequences here:
- a CDS encoding MauE/DoxX family redox-associated membrane protein, with protein sequence MWKKISLILFIIFYGFAGINHFLNPETYEQLIPNWLGDSAIINLVAGVVEIAVAILAIFKPTRKWAGYLTIAMLLAFIISHVYYIQLGHCAGDLCLDPWIGWIRLVVIHPLLIYWAYRISNY
- a CDS encoding mechanosensitive ion channel family protein yields the protein MKQYLILLQEEANMWTKLLLKLEGWWDAIILRLPNLAVAILVMVIFYFIARAVSSVMRKIFRKYYTNQSVRRIITKVIFAIILFIGFFIALGVMDLDKALTSLLAGAGVVALAIGLALQGTLSNTFSGIMLSFLPKIKIGDYIETDSHGGFVHEISLRNLVLRRPDNHFVIMPNSKFIEEPFVNFSLAPRSRITVKCGIAYGTNLRKVEELVRQAIGDHFEQRPGERIEFYYLEFADSSINFMTRFWTDFIKKSQMYQAQHEAILLINDIFAENDINIPFPIRTLDVSDRMERLFDNKSGDPQKD